Below is a window of Solanum stenotomum isolate F172 chromosome 7, ASM1918654v1, whole genome shotgun sequence DNA.
TGTAAGCTATGCATATCCATACCTGTAGATACCAAAAAAGGTTACATATAGCTGGTTATGTTCAATGCTTTGATTATAATTGACAACGTAATAGACTTAATTGTGAGTCTTGCGACCTTTTAAGATTCTCTATGGCTgtctttgatcttgagtgaTAAAGAGGTCACTAAAAAGTTCCaatgaagagagagagagtcaGAGAGAGAAAGAGGNGGGGGGGTACTAGAAACAATCTTAGTATCTGCTTTATAAGTTATATGTGAGCGGTTCTGGGAGGAGTGGAATCTAATTAAAAGGATGCCCTACTGAATCTCCCAGGTATCATATGTTTTATAAGGGTGGGATTTGAGTGGAGTGGGACAAGGACAAGGGTTTCCTTGTGAATCTTCCAAGCATCTTATGgttcatataaaaaaatcttgaatAATTGTTGCATAATCTATTTCAGTTCTGCAGGAAATCCTATAATGTTTGCTGGTATTGGTTGTTCCTTATTAAAACAAATGTAAGGGATGTTAATCTGGAGCAATTTCTAGGAAGGTGACACTTTTTTTCTAGGATTTGGATGTCCAAGAGTGTATAGAGTTTCTCATCATCTgctatttatttgtttgtttaacTGTATTGGTCTTCTACTAACGAGTTGCACTGTTATAGGTCACCTTCTCCCAGTCGTGCTAGGTCAAGATCCAGGTCACCATCCAAATCTCGATCCAGATCAAGATCTCCAATAAGTTATAGGCGAAGGCGCAGATCCCGTTCTTTCTCTCCTCCACGGAGATCAAGAGATTATAGATCCAGGTCACCTGTGAGATCCCGGCGCTATTCAGGCTACGAAGATGAAAGGCGGCCATATAGGGATGTTAGATATGCTAATGAAAGAAGTCGAAGACGGGATTTTGTTAGATTCTATGATCGTCGTTCTCCTGTTTCAAGGAGAAACAGAAGTAGAAGCACAAGTCCCCGAACTAGAAAATCTTACCGTGACGATTCAGGCTCACCAAAACACCGCCGAGAAAGTCCGGCACTTAAGACAAGTAGAGCTTCTCGCCATGAGTCAGTATCGCCTGAACATAGACGAAAAAGTAGGTCATCCCCAAAAGATggtgaaagaaaatcaaaatatagCAGGCGCTCGAGATCAAAGTCTGCTGAAGTTAGGGACCAGTCTGATGATAAGCTAGAAGGAAGCAGGGGTGAGAAAGCCAGGCAGAAGGATCAAAGAAGGTCAGCATCACCACAGGTTGATGAAGATGCACAGAAGAAAATGTCACCGGAAGTTGTGGAAGAAAGCAAGTCAAAGCAGAGAAGAGCCTCCAGGTCCAGATCGCCAGAAGAGAAGCATCTTTCTAGCAGAAgcagagaagagaaaagaaagcaTCATGCTAGAAGGCGCTCCAGGTCAAGGTCCAAATCTCCTGAAGAGAAAGTTCACTCTAGTGATAAAGTAGACAGAAATAAAGGAGATAAACCTAAGCATCGAAGTAGAAGGCACTCAAAGTCAAGGTCCAGATCTCCTGaagaaaaacatcattcaaGTGCTAAATTGGAAAGGAGcagaaaagagaaatcaaaGAGTCGAAGTAAAAGGCGCTCCAGGTCAAGATCTGTCGATGATAAGCAGCACGGAACTAAACAGTCAGCAAGCCGTTCTGATAGCCGACGATCAAAGCTCAGGGCACGTTCTAGATCAAATTCTTCTGAAAGTAGGCATGGATCAGGTCAAGATGAAACCATAAAGGATGACGTGAGAGGTCATAGGGGTCACCAGAGAAGATCTAGGCAGGATGGCAATAATCATGGAACAACTGAGATTAGCTTGATGGAAGAAGATCCTGCTAAGGGAATGTAAACCAGTGACTGATAGCTTCCAATTCAAAGAGTTCTGAATCTATGGGTTATGGCTTGTGATACTCAATTGTGtgaacattttattttaccatTGCAGAAAACATGAGAAGTTTTGAGGAAGCATGATGTCCTGGAAGATCGTGATCCCAACACCCGATGATCAAGAAAGATCTGTTAAGACTGAATTAATTGCAGTTTGTATGATGAAAACGCctatttttgcttcttttgcagGTCCTTCATGGAACATAACCAGAAAGTGAAGTAGCATTAGTTGAAAGGTTGAGTATCAAGTTTGTGCCATCTTGGATCAACTCTGCTGAGTTTCTTGTGAACTACTTTTTGAGCTCATGTATGGTGAACTTTTACCTCTGTCAGTAGGTAGTAATTTCTTAATTGTATGTCTGTTTGAGGATTTTAATTACCCCTTATCCTTTTAGTAATCTCAGTGTTGTGAAGGAAGGTATATCAATTACCCTTTCTTGTGAGGGAATTGTGCCTTCCACTGAAAAATTTGTATGTCCTTGAGCATTATGTTCTCATATCCTGTACTCATTAACTGATGCGATCTAATGATAGGGTAGTTTCGAAAAGCTTTCTAATTAAGTAGCTTAGTTGTCTTATGAATCTATTATACTACCTTTGCATGATGAGTTAGTGATGTTGTTAATTCGGTAGGAGGCTCCAATTTTATTTACATTTGGTGGCTTGGTGGGCCTGTTAAATTCCAAAAACATGCAGGTCTTGGGACTGGTTCTTGTTGGCGCTTTATCAATTGAATGGGCAAAGTTATATCTGATTGTATTTGAAGGTATGCAATTGAAATTTTTGGTTGTTTGAATGGGAGGGCATTCACTGCTTTTGgaacaattattttaagaatGCTGGCTGAAAATTGTTGGGATGAAGAAATATGTTAAAGTTTAAGGTTGTTAATCTTCACATATTTTGCATTGCTTCTTTCCtcatcttttcttctccttttttccattttctcctattttttttcccttttttttttcttttgtctttcttgaAAATGTTTGGTTAGGCAGGCTGCTATTAAGGTTAATGTAACCAGATGTTGCTGAGATGATAGTGCATGATGCTCCCTGAATCGAGCATGAAACAGATACTCATATCTGTTCTTTAATTGGTGGAACTCAATTGTTCCATAACAGGTAAAATCTTGTTGAATTCATTAGCTTCTAGTTTTTATCCTTGCAAACGGAGTAATGGAGGACATGATGGTTATTGCTCAACACCTCTAGTTCACACACAATTTTAGTAGCTGAAGTTGTCCAATTGATTAACAGGTGGTTTATCTGGCCTCTTGCTTATATTTTATTCGTCAGTGTCCTCCGGGGTTACAGTAATTAAAGTGATTGGAACCTCTTGCAGTTACTTCAAATATTAGGAAAAAATATTGCACTTAAGAAAAACAATAGGCATTAAGAAAATAGAAGCGCTATTAAGTCATTTATTTGGGGGAAATGGTATGTATGAAATCCACATTTGCACTGTATGCTGACACTTGTTTGTAGCATGCTATGACATGTAAAAGCTACATACATTGTATGAAATAACCTTATCTGAGGAATTCCTTGATCTGTATCATATATCTGATTGTGGAAATTCTCGCATTACCCTTGTACTTTATATTGACTCCTGTGCTCTCATGGTGGCCACCTTATTGTCTTCTGAAGGCATTCTTTGTTAACTGTCTGAAGAATCTCtgccttctttttttttttttttgggttttccGTTTTGTTTTTTCTAGGTGGTGCTGAATGTATGGGACTGAGAGCTGTATCCTGTTGTCAATCTAGATGTGGTTGATGTCACACTTATAATTTCCTTCCCTTCCCCCTTCCTTTTTCATTTACATTCACGTTTACCCTTCCCCGTCTTTCATCTCTGCTTCTCTCCCTTGCTTTCCTCGTTTTGTTATTTGGGGTGGTTGGAGGTTCTATAAGGAGTAGTATGACTAGCTAAAAGGCACAAGCAGCAAGGCGAGGAAACATTAATTTTGGCGGGTGATTTGACAATGTATTTTTGCTAGGATGTTTTTGTTTGGACCAGGATTATATCTCAAGAGTAGACACTTTGTTTAGGTGTGTATGGGCCATCtatgaaataaaaatcaacAGATATTTTTCAGTAGTCTTCTTCCTTTGCATGTTAAAGTTTCAATACACCCACATGATGCTTATCATCCTTCTTTCCCATCAATTCTTCGCTAGTAGACTATACTTGGGTTAAAAATGATGTTGGCTGATACCATTTTCACTCCCTGATAGCAGATTATCGTATAGGGTAAAAGCTGATTCTGACCCCCCGAAATTTGCCTAGTGTTCTCATCCCTGGATCTGAAAGATATTTGTGTCTTATGAACTGATTAAATTATCTCCAGAAGCAAACTAtgcttttgttttgatttgtcTATCCCCTGATGTTTGGTGTGGTTCTGTGGACTCTTGTTTGACAAACATCCCGTTCTATTCGCTTATACGCTTTGTGCTAGCTCACCAAGAATGCACATTCCATAAACTTATCGTATGCATATAACGAGGAAtctattcttttttgtttagtttttcgTATAATTTGATATGCTTCGAGTCTTGCTCTACTTATTTTCTGGGTTTCTCTATTTTTGGGTGTGCAATAGAGTAATCTGAAGCTGAGTTATGAATGCATGTAAAAGATTTTGAACGAACATTGTATCATCAGAAGGTTTGAggtcaagaaaaaaattaacggAGCTGTAGGTGTTATCATTTTCAATCAACCGTTAAAACTTCTGTTCTACTTATTAGTCATATAAACAATTTAATTGTAACTAAACACTCTAACTAGTCCTTGTTGTGTCTAGTGGATACTGTGTTGATGTGACACGTAAATTTTTGAAAGTGTGTAGATGATTATTTGGTAGTTGAAGTGTTCAATTGAGACGAGTTGATGTGTCTGAATGTGCATATTGTTAGCTGAGGGCGAGTTTAAGTAATAATACTATGGGttgaattaaagttttttttatgtgtgtAAAAATTTGTGGTAGTGGTGttttttatagtttgaaattAAATTGGGTTTGTTTAATTATCTTGTTTTAGTCACCTAATTTGTGTGTGTTTATATGTTTGGTGTCTAAGTTGAGGGCAATTTTCTTTAGTGTGATTTTTGACTATGTCGTGCatactacttttggagaatccaacatgcagtttttgacatttttgaagagtttgagcAACATAGGTTGACAATACTCTgctattttaattctttttcctCTAGAATTTGGTATGCTTAATATTTTTGTGTAGAACATATTAGTCATGTAAACAATTTAATTGTAACAATTTGTTTACATAAATTGAAGAACAGTTCACCAGTAACCACTAATACCAATTGAATTAGTCGTCGTTCGATTGTGATTATGTTGAAATAGGGTAAATTACGCTAAATACCTTTGTAATTTGAATCAATTGCACCatgtaattttaaattcaaCACTTAGATAAGTTAAGGCTTGGNCTGTTCTACTTATTAGTCATATAAACAATTTAATTGTAACAATTTGTTTACATAAATCGAAAAACAGTTCACCAGTAACCACTAATACCAATTGAATTAGTCGTCGTTCGATTGTGATTATGTTGAAATAGGGTAAATTACGCTAAATACCTTTGTAATTTGAATCAATTGCACCatgtaattttaaattcaaCACTTAGATAAGTTAAGGCTTGGTGTACGTACCTACAATGTTTGTACTTATCAATTCTATGAAATAAATATAGGATAAGATCATAATTTTGTACTTTTTACACCATCGAAATGAGAAATATCATCTCGTAAAAATTATGATCTTATCCAATACTAAGGTGTACATTGCCATAAAGTTCAATATCAATGTACAGCTTTTATCtctgatttttgtatttttgcaaTTTTGAGAAGTGACAACTTATCCATCCACGTAGAAAGAGTAGCCAATCTTTGGCAACTTTAGGTTCATGTCAAAATCATTATCAACAAACAAATTTAGGTACAACTTACAAGTTGTTATTTGGTGCAAAAGTGcattaatatatttctttttcgtaTGTGGGGCTAAAGTAACGTGGCGACTTACTCATTCAATGACTTTAGTACTAGACGTTCCCAAAATGAAGACTTTTAGGtaaattcattttaatagaCAAGGAAAGCTTGAAACTTTTTCCATCTCTCTCAATAATTGTGTCGAAGTAGTTTTTAGTGGGACTTTCTCATGAAATAATTGTAATGAGGATTTTTATCGTATATTCCTTGTAATTATGATTAATTCACAAATTTTAAGTAAGATGGTAGAAAGTGAGCAAACTTTTTGAATCTCTCTAGAAGCTCGACAAAATTGTTTGACTCACAAATATCAAATTGTTGGTGTATCAAACTCAATAAACCTAATGACATTTGGTTTTTTTGATAATGAGTTCATCTAAACCTGATATTTTTTAAGTGAAACATAATAGTATATAAACGAAAACCTtctgaaatattgaaaatataatgaagtttaatgataaaaatcttaaaaatcaattaactcATCAAATTAAGGTACTTTATCCATCTTCAACTAAAACTCATTACTACTATGGCTCCCTAATAGGTTGTGAATTAGccactaatttattttaaattgaaaatagttaAAACGACATAAATACCTTTCACTATGGTAAAAACTCCAACCTCTCGGATAAAATATGTGAAAATTTCATCCTTCTTAAATTCCACATGTGAAACTATATTGAATTACTCAATACTCGCTTCTAGTAGTgaagttatgaaatttattaaGGGATCAAATTATGACGAAGTAAACACATGAACTAGCCAAAGAGAGtccaacatatatattatattaatggTGTAATTTTCGGTAAGTCGCGCCCCTATTCTCCAAATttaattcttcaattttaacttttcatctgatatatttataatacattcAACATATTGTTACGtcaaaattaaaaccaaatGGAACGTATCGAAATACTCCACTTGcctttttcttatatatatacacacctAAAAACCTTCACACTTCAATCAAATTccacaagaagaaaaaaaaaatgtatctaAGAACCCCAATAGATCGTGTACTATTTTCCCCATCATATCCACacttttcaagaactcaaaaagTGTCTTTGAGAGTTCATTCAAAACTTAACAACAATGTGATAGAAATTACTGAATCAAAAAGCTTTTATGAGCTTTTGGGTATTCAAGAAACTGTTTCTTTATTAGAAATCAAACAAGCGTACAAACAATTAGCAAGAAAGTACCACCCGGATGTTTCACCTCCGGGTCGGGTCGAAGAAAATACCCAAAGGTTTATTCGGGTTCAAGAAGCTTATGAGACATTATCGGATCCTAAATCAAGAGATATGTATGATAAAGATATGTCTAAAGGCTTTCACTTTGCATTTTCTCCTCGTAGAAAGTGCCAAAATGATGAGgttggttttttattttttttgataatttttttttggatatttgggtgaattaaagtttttgtttttaaaatttgcaAATTATTGTATTAAACATTTTGACTTTGAGTTAATTGATAACTTAACACTCTAACTCGTCCTTGTTGTGTCTCGTGGATACTGTGCTGacgtgacacataaatttttgGAAGTGTGTAGATGATTATTTGTAAATTGGAGTATTCAATTGAGACGAGTTGATGTGTCTGAATGTGAATATTGTTAGGTGAGGGCAAGTTTAAGTAATAATACTATGGGGtgaattaaagtttttttatgTGTGTAAAAATTTGTGGTAGTGGTGTTTTTTTAGGTTGAAATCAAATGGGGTTTGTTTAATTATCTTGTTTTAGTCAACTAATTTCTGTGTGTTTATATGTTTGGTGTCTAATTTGAGGGCAATTTTCTTTAGTGTGATTGTTGACAACTAATTGTttggactcttcactttcgatgTCGTACATACTATTTTGGAGAATCTGACATGCAattgttgacatttttgaagagtctgagcaacataggttGACAATACTTTgctattttaattcttttttcctCTAGAATTTGGTATACTTAGTATTTTTGGGTAGAACATATTAGGATATAGTTGTGTGAGTGAAAAGGTTGACAACAAGGTCTGGGATGGATGGAATATTAGTGTTTGGCtgatatttgatttgaaacaGTTGTAAGAATCAGGGGCGGAGCTAGCAAGGCGCAAGGGGGTTGCCccaagatcaattttttttaaaatgtgtatatagtagatgttgaatccTTTGACTTCTTTGtgtctttactttttatattctGAATTCTTTAGTGAAGATCCTAACTTTGCTACGAGTAAGGATCACTCATAGAACATGGAGTTAGTATTGTTGAAATGCCATATACTTCTCAGTGCATCTCTACAACTTTATACAGCCTCTGCTACTGAAAATATATCGTTTGTTTAGAGAATCGCAGCTTTTGCATTCATGTaattgtttttttgttgttgttgtacagTGATATATCCGCGAATTCTATCTTGATATCTTCTATTTTCTTCACTGATATGGTTTTCTTATATGCATTTAGTCAATGGAGGACACCGGTGAATGGAAGAATCGTTGGCATTCCCAGCTATCCGAGTTGAAAAGAAGAAACACACACAAGGACTCTGTTAACAATATGTCATGGGGTGCACGTATGCGTAGACAAAGGAATGAAACATCGTTATAACGAATAATCCTTGTTATATAGTTTTTATATATTGCTTGtatattagatatataattgGAAGTGTTTGGTTAGCATTGATGTTATAAGTAGTGTAACAACTATGTAAGTTGCTAACCAAATATAGGTAACTGTTTGTACATAGAGTTATTTGAATCAAGTTGCTATTTTAACCATATCGCGCTATTATTTCTCGAGCTATTTACATGGTTTCTGCATTCGTATGTTGAATTTGTGTCAATCGCGTTCTTTGTTTTGGCAATGATTGATGCAAATAGAGAGACTTTTTTATTCATGTGCAGTTGTTTTTCAAACAAAAGGAAGAGTGATAGTGGCTTTCTCTTTATAATAGTATTTGGActtagagccgtcaatatgggtCAATTCAACTTAAGTCAGCCCAGTCTACATGGGCTGTATAAATTATTGGCCCAACTTCTCATTTGAGGACCTTCAAAATACTAACCCAATCCAGCACTACACGGCCTATGGGCTGTTGGGTGTCCAACAAAC
It encodes the following:
- the LOC125870642 gene encoding chaperone protein dnaJ 20, chloroplastic-like, with product MYLRTPIDRVLFSPSYPHFSRTQKVSLRVHSKLNNNVIEITESKSFYELLGIQETVSLLEIKQAYKQLARKYHPDVSPPGRVEENTQRFIRVQEAYETLSDPKSRDMYDKDMSKGFHFAFSPRRKCQNDESMEDTGEWKNRWHSQLSELKRRNTHKDSVNNMSWGARMRRQRNETSL